From a single Pleurodeles waltl isolate 20211129_DDA chromosome 8, aPleWal1.hap1.20221129, whole genome shotgun sequence genomic region:
- the LOC138249568 gene encoding basic salivary proline-rich protein 1-like, which produces MNPPPPPKSAKDPHPTPKSAKVPTPPPKKGKIPTAPPKRGKVSTPPTKRGKVPTPPPKKGKGPPPPAEGKEPSPPTEEAKVTPPPAEGKEPSPPAETAKVSHPPAEAKEPSPPAGAANVSPPPGDTKETLPPAEAARVTPPPAEGKEPSPPAEAAKVSPPPAEAKESSPPEWAAKVSPPLAEAKEPSPPAGAAKLSPPPGEAKEPSSPAEAARFRPPPADGKEPSPSAGEAKVSPPQAEVKDPLPPAEGM; this is translated from the coding sequence AtgaatccccctccaccaccaaagagtgcCAAGGATCCCCATCCAACACCAAAGAGTgccaaggttcccactccaccaccaaaaaaAGGAAAGATTCCCACTGCACCACCGAAGAGAGGCAAGGTTTCCACTCCACCAACAAAGAGGggcaaggttcccactccaccaccaaagaaaggcaagggccCCCCTCCACCGGCAGAGGGCAAGGAACCATCACCTCCTACAGAGGAAGCCaaggttacacctccaccagcagagggcaaggagccctcacctccagcagagacagccAAGGTATCACATCCACCAGCAGAGgccaaggaaccctcacctccagcaggagcAGCCAATGTATCACCTCCACCAGGAGACACCAAGGAGACCTTACCTcctgcagaggcagccagggttacacctccaccagcagagggcaaagagccctcacctccagcagaggcagccaaggtatcacctccaccagcagaggccaaggagtcctcacctccagaATGGGCAGCCAAGGTATCACCTCCACTAGCAGAggccaaggagccctcacctccagcaggggcagCCAAGCTATCACCTCCACCAGGAGAGGCCAAGGAGCCCTCATCTCCTGCAGAGGCAGCCAGGTTTAGACCACCACCAGCAgatggcaaggagccctcaccttcagcaggggAAGCCAAGGTATCACCTCCACAAGCAGAGGTCAAGgatcccttacctccagcagagggcatgtag